From the genome of Carassius auratus strain Wakin chromosome 29, ASM336829v1, whole genome shotgun sequence:
TATAGTAcaaaaaattacagaaattataatatacaaataactaGTCTATGTGCAAGTAAAATGTTTGTACTGCATATGGCTTGAAAACAGAAAGAATCAATGTGCAGTTAGTTATTTTCTATTAGATTATGAATACAAAAGAAAACTCATATTAACTGGTCAAATCTCGTGTCAAGACATTCATGTGGAaatatatgcattataaaaattCTGAAAAGACAGCTGACAAAGGAAAACAAAGGAGGAGATAAAATGTCAGTAGATCTATTTGTTGTTTACTGTGTCACTTCTCTTAATTTTCAAAGTCTCATATTCAGAGGGTGGAGCAGAGAGCTGAAGAGACGCATATGTGCCTGTTTCCTCATTCTGAGCCTGAAAACAGAAACActctttatcatcatcatcttcatcatgctGCATTACTATATCTACTCTTAACCTAAGGAGACCCACTTTCAGCTTGCTGGACTATATGAAAAACAGGTAATTCATTACTAAAAAGTGTTCAAGCTCAGCACATCAGTACATTTATCTCTAGAAAGAGAAATGTTTTACTGTTTGAATGACTCACTGTCTAATTTTGTAAAGTGCAAGTCCAACAGTCAGACCGAAGAGAACCAGAATCAGGGATAATATGATCAAGAACGAAACTGTAACCTGTTGACAAtctaaaaacacacaatatgcaCATGAAACAGAACATTATAGAATACAGTAGAAAGGGAGAAAATCAAAAATCCCAATCCTGTCCAATTAGTATTTACATGGAGGGCAGTTTCTTGACTATAATCTGagatttacataaaacattatattaccAAGCAAACTCTTTGATGGGCATCATTTCACTAGAATATATAGTTCTTCCCAGGACACAATGTTGTGATGTACCTGTTATGATTTACCTGCAAACTGCAAACCAGAGAGAGGCAGTTGAAATCGTTGACTTGCTTTGCCATGAATATTGTTGCAGACACACTGCagagtggatgtgtgtgtgacagactgATGAAGAGTGATGGAGCTCCTCAAGCCTGTGCTGCTCAATCGCTCTTCACTGATGAATGTGTTTGAAGAGTTAGTGACAGGACGTCCAGACAGATGCCACTCCTGTTCAGGAGAGGGATTCCCATCAGCCTCACAGAAACATAGAGTTACATCAGTCCTGGTACAGCTGGAGGATGGAGAGATTTTGGTAGCATCTGAAAGTATTAAAATGAGAGAAACAGAATAACTACAATGATGTAGTTGATAATATGTCAGTGATAAATGCAGCAGTTCAGCACTGCTGGATTTGCATTACTGCTGCAGAATACAAAATAagttgttttgaaaatatttcattagttcataaaatgaaagtcaaatGGGTTCAATGCTgctttggaccccactgacacTATCTATAGTGCTGATGCATCAACAGTCAAAAGAATACATTTGGAAAACAATCTTGTCTTACTGATTAGAATCCAGACTGATTTGAATTTCTGAAGCTACAATTTATACTGAAATATCAATGTCCctgcatttaaatgtatgtgGTAAATTACCTGGACAAATTATAGGCCTTTTAATTATAGGgccttaaccccttaactgtcactcatgttTTTGAAGATAGGCTTGAATGTGGATGAAGCAAacctaaatttgtataattcatgactgaaaacattttgtaacatgatattgatgtaccatttacatggtaatctgaagtctgattttaaaatgggttttaaaggatgaattttgaggaGTTTttagttgatatataatttctgatgatttctaaaaagtctttttttttttttaaacaaagctcaaaactcctgttatagtgtagatttttgagggtgcactcttgtcataaattaatctattacatttcctacataatttttaacataaaaaaatatatatatatggtaaaatatatatttgggagtcttagaccttccaacgatatatagtttgtcaagattagattagatttaattgcaATATACTGAAGTATTCGGGATGGGGTGACAGtttaaaacttatatatatatatatatatatatatatatatatatatatatatatatatatatatatatatatatatatatatatatatatatacagtgttggggagtaactagttacatgtaacggcgttacgtaatttaattacaaaattaatgtaactgtaattagttacagttactaagaaaaaatgagtaattaaattacagttacttatgatttttttaacgattacaaaggggattacatttgaatatttacacacatccacatacagatttaactgatttctttcccaaattgcactgactattctaagacatacgccctaataatttccgggTTGCGGAAACAGTCTGGTTCGTAGAATCCAGTCAGAAAAATGGAATGCCTAACgcggacggaatatgccacattttggatgactaaatcaaaagtaggtcagtacacttgaatcaaaacatgacatggactagtgtctgtgaatatcaagcccccaaaatgcaatatatgactcctgcacgttctgcgtgtCAGTTGAAATCACGCGCGGACTGGACACCGGGAGaaccgggacaattcccggtggcctgcCAGCTTCCTCAGTCTTCCTCAACTTGTcccaatattttaatatcattattgtataattgcctgccgaatgtactaaagcgatcatttgcgaatccgccatttgataattaaatctctaataaatctgCTAGTCGTGACTCGCGCGCTCTCCGCGCCTCCGCCAAATGGTTTGGATCAGACTCCAAGTAATCAATGCGAAAGAGAGATAAAagagtggactgtggaagcgcacagctggagcagagaagcagaactactgttcagggtttcaggtcagtttcatctgtaaagatgcttttttgacacaacccttgcgaaaattaacattttattattttactataaatccagtgaaaatggttactattgtttaactgtggtaaccaaaaatttaaaaataaatacgaatccatttgcaaaacaaaaaaccatacaaggttattgtacttttatataggctaattaaagcatggtaaatttttgtaagggaaaaacatgactcgtgtacagtattaggatttttctataaatatattgtagtattgtagagtattgtattataaagtacagttttgttcaatcttgagtattaagATGGATAACGGGGCAAAATAATGAGACTGAAGAGagaaatggaagtgaaggtgccgttcaggagagaacttttaattatttgacatgtccccatattaaagatttaaaccttttttatgtcaggtccatacaaaaaatagtattgtccatgaatttgtttgtatgagtttgaattttccattctgatttttttttcccagtctgcccctcctgtaaattaatggcaaagacatgcagtttcatttactacacataagCCTACTGACgctcgcagtgttttcaacctctgccatctcaatatatgagtacacgagcacatacacataatttctagaactgctctgtcacttcatgcattttacttattttgagaaaactatcatcatatcatatataaagagacagcagtttaaaaaaaaaacaccaatgtttcaggagtttattaaacagcatatgacacatgcttattagataactgtatttgagttgatatatatgcttttatttattataatgttcacaaatttagaaaagtaatcaaaaagtactcaaaagtaattagttacattactttaataaagtaattgaaaaagttacactactattacattttaaacagggtaacttgtaatctgtaacctattacatttccaaagtaaccttcccaacactgtatatatatatatatatatatatatatatatatatatatatatatatatatatatatatatatatatatatatatatatattatatagctaGGAGCTATTACTGCATCGTAACACAATTACAGTGTCATAACTGTTCATTTTATGATTGCCATTAAGGTGCTAATGTTACAAGGTAAAATTGTCTGTAATGTAATACTCACTCTGAATGTCCAGCATCACTGATGAGTTCTGGGTGCCATGTTGGTTCTGAGCTGTACAGTAGTACCAGCCTCTGTGTTTCAGGTCGATCCTACCGAAGGTAAGAGTGTCTCCAGTCTGCAGCTGCTTCATCTGTCCTTCACTCTCTCTGGACCAGGTGTAGTTCACTGCTGGGTTTGcttcactgctgcagatcagagtcactgaactgCCCTCCAACACAGAGCTGGAGGTATTCACTGAAGCTGACGTATTTTTAGGAGCatctaagaagaaaaaaaaggttgataTTCAAAAGATGAATAGAGGAAGGAATTACTGTATGAATGAGGTACtgtatgaaatgtatgaaaaaaatagTATTTGGGTGCAAGCTTCATTCAATGCATTTGCATTAAGTTAACAAAATCCAGCTTAAATCAGAGTAGATGCCATTTTGCTTGGTGTTTTATCGAAGGGGGTAATATTCAGACATTATGTGTGGCTGAAGTGTCCAGAACTGTTCAAATATATACActtgttcacactgcacgcgataaaaactagaaataaaaacgtgtgaaaatacagtaattaatatctagcacatgagcataaagttgagtgcacaggacacagttaaagtgagaggagacacgttttaagtgcgcaTGCTCTCTCCGGGCGAGAGCAGCATGtgtctgagcaagcacgactggCTCTGTGACAGAGCAGGGAAATCTGTGCAATCTGTGCAAACAGAGGGATTCGCGCTCATGCATTATGTGTATTTGCTTTCGCGTTACATTAACGCACTCTCGCTGCTGTTTCTGCAACgcttacacatactgtatatgcgcTGCAaacgtgtgaacctgtataatgtataacaaatatatttcaacacctgaggcactgctacTATTAATGAGCTCTaagaacaatgcatggcaaaaaggaaaaaaaagtccctggaaacgggatttatatattttttccataagCCTAGAaattttgttacacctttactatacagattattttgacttatgtctgttctagagacgttacaactttttgataaagctctaattagttttcttttggaaatatgtttcaaattcttCCTGAATGCATtcatgactgtaaagcatatctgtatgtgtcaaaattgcgattaaaatcgaaatagccaatttgatcaaataaatcgtgatatttttttttttttttttttttatatatatatcgcacagccctatttcattcaataaatacagttaaaaatcTAGAGTACTAacttattaacccaacaatagcggggtcagtaaatttttttgcagtgagccgcacaaacatatgtgtttggttgtgtgggccgcgagttgaaagaggttgggaaccactgcaatACATCATTGAACAgcaaatgtgaatattatgtagaCCTATTGTTTTAATCAAATGTGCACTGTAAATGATTTCTGttgtttatacagtattataCTGTTGATCTCAACAGTTTCTTGTTGTATAAGCTTTGTACAGTGCGTTactgtattttacagtattatattGTATTCTCAACAGTTGAGTGCTGTGTACACGGTTGATAGTATGTTACTGTAGATtttcaatgcattctgggaaattatCAGTTACtgtaaatcaaaatacaaaaGGTGCAAACTGACCTAGAAAAACATCACACAGAATTCCACACATGCtattgttacataaaaaaaaatatatatatatatatatagtatatatatatcaggACTAGGTGCTATGAATTAACAATCTTAATTTCTGTCAGTTGGGGTGCAAAAGAACGCATCTGAAAGAGTTTTGTCCTGTAATATCGGAAACATTGTGTCTTCTCTGCGACCTGGAAACGTGACTCATCTGGTgagtaataaatattaatattttcatgcaTACAGACATTCTAGCTAATTCTAGCTAAAAGATGTAATGTCTGTAGAGCCCTCAATGAGCCATCAGATTTAATCAAGAATAGCTTAatatgtgttccgaagatgataTTATAGAACGTGACTGTGAGTGCTGGTCCTGGAGAGCCGtagccctgcagagttcagctccaactctAATTAAAAGCTGTCTGTCTGTAGCCTTCTAGTAACCCTTCAGAGATTTTgatagcttgttcaggtgtgtttgattagggttgaagcaaaactctgcagggctgcggcTCTCCGGGACCGGTGCTCACTAATGTTACCCCTGTTATTGAACATCAGTTCTTCTAAACTACCATTTACGCTATTACTGTCATtacaaaattaagtttttttttacttacaatataTTTAGAGACAGCGTCACGAGGCGAAGGCACCCGTTGATAAGAGAACTGAAAGAGTTCTTCACAAAATGGCAGTTTGTGGTTGTTTTTCGTGGGCATTCCGTATAACTGTATCTAAATGTACAGTAACATGCCGcaaattacattaaacattttcaggATTTATCCTGAAAAGAAAcctgtaaatacaaaaaataaaataaaataaaaaggatatGTGATCACAATATGTAGCATCATCTCTAATAAGTCATGTCACAATAAGGAATAAGCTTTAAACGTTCATTTTATGCAAAAGCCCATTGCTATTACTAATGGAAATTAATTTGTAACAAAAGtgcatgaatgaaatgaaatttgtTAGAGCCCAGAGCCTAgtagtcgttttttttttttctactttttttttttttttcatgaatctaATAACATCCCTCCCGACTGGTGTTGAAGGCTTGGTCCATCcccaacattttaataatgtagtttaCAGTTTACAACCTCTTGTTGTTCTACACACGTGAGACCTTcgatcttcggaacacaaattaagatatattttttaaacccgATGGCTCAATGAGGCCTCTATAGACAGCAATGTCATTGAACGTTGAACTCGAATCTTTTGTTTCGAATCAGTGATCCAGAGCGATCCAGAGCTTTTCCAGAGCTTTTCAAATCACTGATTCGAAACAAAAGATTTGAAGCATTGTTTtgacaaaatattcaaaatatcactaaataaagctgaaaagttttgtttttaaggCACAACAAATTTCTCGTCGCTCTATAATATTAAGATTGAACCACTGAACTCAcatgaactgttttaaatatgtttttaatacctTTAGTTTATGGATCTTGAGAAGTTCATACTTATTAAAGATGATGCTACATATTGTGatcacatatcttttttttttttttttttttttttttcttttttttttgtatatacagGTTTCTTGTCAGGATAAATcctgaaaatttgaaatgcaattcTGAGTTCCAGGTGAGCAGAACGAGTGGGAGGATTGTTAGGAGGAAAAACACAGCCTTAAACCCAAAAGTTGCATCTTTCTTTAGGGAGTTTGTACAATATGACTGGCAGAATCGTTAAGATAAGAGTAATAATACTGGTGTGCAATGGAGCCAATATCGTACCGTAATCTCAGAATTATTTGTGTCTGAATTTGTATTTAGAAAAATTTTGAAAAGGCcagaaatatgtaaaatatgttaaaatgtaattctgtgcccttcacagtttttatttaaaaatatgctttGTATAACTcacagaatttatatatatttttaaattataattgtaacaTTCCTTTAAAGAAGTTAAACAAGTAAAACAAGTacttttaaaggattagttcactttcaaatgaaaGTAAACCCAGTCGGAGATATACATCTATTAATTAATATCCTGACAAATCCAAATTTATAATAGCGCGGAGTGATACCAACAAGTATGAAGCTGATGAAACTGCTTCTAtccacatccatccatcataaacgTACTCCACACAGCTCTTGTGGGGTTAATAAAGTTCTTCTGAAGCGAAGCGatgcatttgtgtaaaaaaaaaaaaaaaaaaaatccatattgaaATAAGTTATGAAGTAAAATGTGTAGCTTTTGCCAGACAGCCTTACGTATtcaagttatgaaaaaaaaatggaactggCATCACATTAGTTATGCTTTTCCCATAAGATAAATAGGGAAGGTGTAGGACATAGGGTAAGGTTTTTGAACTGCGAAAGTTTTACACTTACTTTGCAAGTTAAAGGCGGTTTGATGGAAgctagatatttttatatttttattgcataagaaGGCCTTTATTACCCCGCGGAGCCGTGTGGAGTAGGTTTATGATTGATGAATGTGGATGGAGACATTTACCAGAAACAGGTATCTGTTGGGCATGATTCATATGTAAAAGAAAATAGcagaaatgttatatttagtAAATCCTAATGAAAATAGATGATTAATACATTTACAGTGCCGACTGAAAGTTTGTGAAAAATTTTAGTACAGTCCtgggtaaaatattttatataaaggaTGTTTACATCCTTttaagtccacaagacaaaaaaacggCTGATTTATTAAGAATgaccccgttcaaaagtttgtgaaccattgattcttaatactgtgaTTTCCTGGATGAtctacaaatgtttttttgttttgtgattgcAATTATCCACCAAAATGTACGttgtatttttacttttgaattaaaaatattaatattgctgcGGGCCCTATGCAAAAGCTTTTGCCCATCATTTAAAGGTGTTGATGTGAGGTTTTTGATGATTAGTTCTCTGTTTGGTCTCAACGATGAATTTGGGCTTATCATTTCTTGCAGGATTATCAGAAGTGCAACATTTTCCACATGACACCAGCCCTCCTCGCCTGGCCTTCATTCTcaccttctttctttgttcaACTTCTTTGTTCTACTGTTGTGTAAGTTTGtattttaactattaattttTGTATGAATTGTTCACTgattttaattatcaattaaaaatgaattagtcgtgtttaaaaatagatttttattattgcattaaatCACAATTATTTCCATTCttaattataaattgttttttggttttgtttttaaaacatattttattgttgtattactgtatatgctattattattactaatgtaTTGTTctgtgattttaattaattataaattgttaGAAATTAGTTAgttagatttttgtcattatttgtacttttgtattgtttaaaatttaaataaacagtttttgtgcAATTAAAGCTTCAATTGATCTTTTTCCTATTTCCCttctgtcaggaacacaactggacacagatgcaggttacaGAGCGggaccaatttattcaaaaaattcaaaaagaaaaacttcctccaatgaacagaaacaggccgggaaattaggaaaaatgtccaacagaaaaataagagaCTTCAATGTCCTTGCAtaaacacccggcagggggcgcaCAACGGCGCGGCCGCGATGAGAGCGGAGAGGGGAGGAAGCCACGAGAGAGCCAGCgacagaacaaacaaaaactcttCAGAAAAATGCTGGTGCCTGGTCtaggaaatgagggaggggaaaaatagaaaaacaaaacaaaaccaatagcAGCAAATAGTGGCACGACAGAACAAGGCTTGACACGATCAGACAAAATGGCTACACGGGGACTATTGACGAACAACGATCTGGCACCGATAGGCGCGTCAGACGGGAATAAATAGGgcaagagatgaacagacattgaCTTCAGGTGAGCGGAATCAAACAATTAGAAGCGGAAACTGTGGtgatgagggggagggaggaacgccacagaTATGTGCAAGATGAACGAtcgaaaccaaaacaaaacaccatgggggtattccaaaaagcaggttatgtgacatacctggGTATGTTTAAGGGTAAGTTCGTGGATAACCTCAACGTTCGGTTCCAAAAACAGAGGTAACTTTCTGGGTATGTATGTAACCATAGCAACTGACTCTCTGAAGATAACCTGCTCGAGAGCAGGTTATGTTTCAGTGTAACTTCGTTTCAGAAGGTTGGTGAGCATGGCGTGCCCTTTTGACGAGGATCCTGTGGACGTTGAAGCACAAATTATACGAGGTTTTTTTCATCGGGAGAGGGTTATAAGACCGCGTATTGATGTGTTTGCTTaccctaatgaatatttaaaagagcgttatcgtttttcaaaagattcattagtttatttaacaCGTCTTTTAAAACCGCATATCGCAAATGTGACAAACCGCGGCTCTGCGCTTAGCACAGAAAACATTCTGTGCATAGCACTTAGGTTTTTTGCGTCTGGCCATTTTTTGTACAGTGTGGGCGATTCAGAGCATGTGGGAAAGGCAACTGTGTGTAGAGCCGTTCGTACAGTGTGTCTGGCACTTAAACAGTTGTTACCCACGTTTGTACAGTTCCCTGGCCATAAACCTCTGCTTGTTATTAAAGACGAATTCCACAGAGTGGCAGGTTTGTCCTTTGTAGTAAAATATATgacgcatatttaatatttagtcatattattaatatctatacatgtattccttatgcacacacttcatacttccaaaactttctgtttcagggtttccaaatgtaattgggtgcattgatggcactcacattcctattaaagctccatcaataaatgagggagactaTGTTAATAGGAAATCTATTCATAGTATCAATGTGCaggtaacaacttaattttttccccttcttaaaATCATCAAAGTCATTACTTTTTCCACTAACTATAGGTAATATGTGAGGCAACCCAAATCATCACCAATGTCGAGGCAAAATGGCCAGGATCTGTGCATGATGCCAGAATTTTCCGCGAGTCATCATTATGCCAGACATTTCAGCAGGGTATGATTTGctttatacaatttttgttttttcgtttttactatatttgtgttGTACACTTCAATCATTACAGGACAGTACAATGGTTACTTGCTGGGGGACAGAGGATACCCTTGTCTGCCCTATTTAATGACACCCTACCCTGAACCTGAGCCTGGACCACAGACACGGTTTAACCTGGCTCACAGCCGAACACGGGCCAAGGTGGAGATGACtatagggatcctcaaatctcggTTTCAGTGTCTGCGTGGGCTCCGGGTTAGTCCAGAGAGGGCATGCGACATTATTGTGGCTTGTGTTGTGCTTCACAATATTGCCACTATAAGAGGAGAGAGCCACCCTCCTTGTATTGAGGAAGATGGCCCAGAGGAACACCGACAGATTTTAGAGGCCAACAGAGACGGAAGACTTTTGAGAGACAGGATttgtcaaaattacttttattagttttttttgcactggtctgccaggcagtttatttcttcatttcctgaaaaacaataaaagtaaaattcattcaaatgttttttttttttttttttatattgctttacacatacagacagacagacagacagacagacagacagacagatagatagagacagacacagacagacagacagaccacttTTAACATGCAACAGATTAATATTCAGACAAGTTCTCACCTTAAGGCGATTCTCAAGTAATTCTATTTCAAGTGCTGCTTTTTTAACGAGGagccttttctcttccatttgaagctgtataaggtccatctccatgtcactttttcttatttgttttagaaGATGGACCTTATAAAGCTCCTTTGCTGGCAACTAAggtggaaaaatgtaataaatgagattgtttggtcagacaataAAATTTTTTCTCCACATTTAAGATGGATGATTTACAATAGGCACCCTCACAAACAAGTCCCTCTTCTCCTGGCCATGGATGATGCGTGCAGTGACAGGAGACCAGTGTCAGGCCTGGATGCCAGGATTCCAGTAACACTCAATTTCAcattttactgtacttttcaacTGTACTGTTGttgggtttctctctctctctctctctctctctctctctctctctctctctcttcttataaaaattttttttaacaaaaatgttggCAAAACCATTGTTGTGAGCTATTTCAACAATCATTCTAAGATTTTGTAAAATGCTTGCAATGTCTGtaccagtgttgagtactcgagactcggactcggtcttggactcggtctcgagaccgtattttaatggtctcggtcttgtcatggactcgtgtgcattttgactcggtattgactcggactcgaacatattaggaatcggacttatgcccgagtccactcgagtcccaatccaaatatttcatgattattactgtatgttaatgtttatttaaattgatgtatgattgacacatccaatgactggtgattttcttttgacgtgagacgttaggccagcgacacactggatgtgtggcgcaagcgtctcagctgcgtggcgtgtctgtttttaattcggctcccctgttaacaggttagatcttgcagactgcctgcgtgagacgcgcgtcccAGGCGCGGCTCGATCCGCGCGGAAAACGcgcgcatgctagaaatagaaccgacgacacgcgtgcatgttggaagcgtttccaggcaaaatatactaggaaaatatgtttatatgtcattttgtacacaaatacatattaattcatgacattttgtgaTGCAAAAAATGAGACTTCAATTCTGGTCAGACGGTGGGgtggtattttagtatgcaaatttattcaaagaatataggaAATGAGAATACAACTCATTACTTGCAGACAGATTAGTAagtattaaaatcagcttcaaatatagaaaatacgaatcccaaaattaatatagttttaaaagcaatccatggATGATGGATGTTGCCcaattaaaagtaatacaaaatgcattataatattcaaaagtaatcaagatgttaaaaataataatacaaagtatacaacaataccctgtatatcaaaagtcaaaagttataataatattcatataataacaaataatataataataatcatatctgaGATGAATAAAACCTGAGAGAAGTTCAAAGTATTCAAGTGAGCCCGGAATCAAAGATAAAGAAGGTGAGAAAAGACTAAGTCCAGCTAGAAGGGTCTAGGCTGAACTCAGTCTGAGCGAGCGTAAGGAGGGGTGAATTTGTCTCCTCTTATAGTCCTGCAAATCTGTATCAAACCCATGCCACGTCTCTGCAGCCACGTCTCAGACAGATATCAAAACCTTCGTCATCTTTCTCCGAAAATACATACTAGCCCTTGCAGCCTAATTTCAGTTCCCTATTTCGTAAGGTCAGCAGATTGTATGTTCAAAGTCCAACTGTCCTACCTCAGAAGATTAATCGTCTGGTTCTCTTTTGTTAAGAACccacagggggggggggggggggggttcaaatGACTCCAAATAACAGACGTGTGATGGAATATAAACGTCTCTGAATCATGCTGTTTTTAGAAGTATAAACATTTCGTGGAAATCTTTTATCTTTAACTTTTC
Proteins encoded in this window:
- the LOC113048091 gene encoding putative nuclease HARBI1, whose translation is MYSLCTHFILPKLSVSGFPNVIGCIDGTHIPIKAPSINEGDYVNRKSIHSINVQVICEATQIITNVEAKWPGSVHDARIFRESSLCQTFQQGQYNGYLLGDRGYPCLPYLMTPYPEPEPGPQTRFNLAHSRTRAKVEMTIGILKSRFQCLRGLRVSPERACDIIVACVVLHNIATIRGESHPPCIEEDGPEEHRQILEANRDGRLLRDRICQNYFY